The Tigriopus californicus strain San Diego chromosome 10, Tcal_SD_v2.1, whole genome shotgun sequence region AATGCGTGTGTAGCCAAGGATCATGTATCGCCGAGGAAACTGACGGCCGAATCACGTCAGAACGATCCAGTACATAGTATAGTACAGAAGTAAAGTACTTCCCGTTCCCGTTCCACGAATTGAATCGAAGTTCATTCTTTCCCCCTTTTTGTTGCTTGCAAATTCTAAAGTGCTTACTTGCACTCTAGGATTCAGAGGGCCAtgtgatttttctttttcgtcttcCACCCGTCAGTTTGTCTGTCCGAATGACGAAGGGCTAAAGTGGACATGAAGTTTTATTTCCCTTTTAGCCATATGTTTTCTTGAACAGATCGTTTTGAAACTCCCAAGCTGTCTGGTTGATTTGAAATCGAGGGGAAATGGGCTGATCCAAGCGATAAATCGGTTTCACCACGGTCTCGTCGTCTGGATTAACAAAGAACACGAACGATTGACGTGGTTTCTGGCGAAGAGTCTCCTCTTTGGGTATGACCACTCTATGAACTGTAGCAGGAAACTGACCGTTGGTCATCACCTCCATCATATCGCCCATATTGACCTAAAGAGTTGGTTACGAATGAGATGCGGGGACTATTGGAGTCCATCCACCCCCATCATTGGTTTACCAAAACGTGTCCTTTTTCGGGCTTGGCCGAAATCCACTGACCTTGGGTGCCTTGTACTTCTAACCCGCCCAGGTCGTCTTGAAGGAGTATGGTGATGGTACCATAGTCGGAATGTTCGGGACATCTAACGGTGCCCGGTTTTACTTGACCTTGTGTAGTGTAGACAAGAATAAAGTTGGATAATCATCAATCAAAGGGGTGCAACTTATGCAACCTCATTGTTTCGCAACCTCAATATTAGAggaaaaattgtaaaaaggaGTGAAAGGAAGTTATGTTTCGTCCAAATATGTTCCGGAACACTCCTGATTTTGGGCTTACACTCGGGCAGATTAGGAAAGTGTTTGTACAGGTTTTGTACCTGGAATGGGTGGATAGAACAGAGACCGCAAGATCGACCAATTGCCCTCGGTCAGAAGGTGTTTGTGGCATCTCGCAAAAAAGTCCGGGTTCAAGTCCAAGCTCAAGGCCAAAGCTTTTAATAGTCTCTGTGTCAAGAATTTCAAACTCTCGGCCAACTTGCAGAATTGTCCCCTCCATTTTGGGACGAGCGAGTCCGGGAACATGGCCTTCTCGTCCAGTCTGTGCACGTCAAAGGCTTCTCTCAATTCAAATACTTCATTCTGCGAACGAGAAATTCAAATGAGTCGGAAGTTACTCGGATCTGCGACATGGTATGGATGTTTCAATTCCATTGTCTAATCCCCGGATGACAATACTAATGGAACACACTCCTCAGTGTGACTAGAATTGCACCTACGTACAGTTGTATACACTGCGTCTCAATTTGACATGCTGTGAAACTGAAGGAACTGAGTTTGATGGAAATATGTCCCTCCCACTTTGAATACCTCTGTGGtcccatttttcaatttatccAAAGACTCCAGTCCAGGTGGATTATAACCCTGTGTCGTGATAGAGTCTCTGGCACAACTGAGTTTTTCCTTGTCGTTGAGATTGAAAAAGACCCTCGACGATTGGAACATGTTCTCCACCGCTTGAGGATCGATCCCATGATTGGCCAAGTAGACAAAGCCAAAGTCGGAGAAGGCCCTGTATAATTGCTTGCCAACGGCTGGAATGGAATCAACGCCCGTTCAAAGAGAGGTTAACCAAGACTAAGTAAGAACCACggattgatcttgatctttcGGGTTACCTTGAAATTCCTCAATCTGGGGTTCTTGTGTGCTTGTCGAAGACGATATCTGGCTTATGTCCACTGTTGGGATCTCCATTCTCAAAGCTGAACTGCCGTGTTGTCTAATCTGGATGGGCGTTTGTCCCGAAGAAAACAGGTTTCTTATGCTTGGTAATATTCCTTTGGGTGAAGGCGTGAAGAGAAATCAGGTCGGCCCCCAAAGTTTGTACGTGGCTTCGTTAAAAGGCAGCAATATTTAAATCAAACTGATTGATACCTTGAAGATCTCTATACCAAAATTTCATCCAAggacaaaaattgaataaagttACGTCCTCAGCTTATTAGATTGAGGCACGTCCAAGTTTTTCAAGAAGTTTCCAATAGCTTCCGATTAAATCGACGCATTTATAAACATCCGGCTACAACAATAGAAAGGCTCcatgcaatttgaaattcaaattcttctcTGGGAAAAACTTTTTGTATTAGCAATCTTTCCTGCTGAATTATTTGTGCCCTTCTTCAAACCGTCAAATGTAAACTTACTTCCAGGTCATCAGCGGAAAAATTTACTGCACCAAAGCCAactttctcaaaatgaaatctcGCTTGGCGGAAATTGTCGATCCCAGAAATCCGAAGAGCTCCCGTTAATCGAGGACAGAGGCTAGAGGCCAGAAATAGGCTGTGGAGATAAACATTGGATACAATTTCAAGCGCTCCAGATCCCTTAGCCAAACATTCGTATCACATATAACACAAAAGCACGTGTTCCCAACATCACACGATATGAAATGATTTGCCAAATGCAAACATTCTTATTGATGCATGATATAGGTGCTTGGTTTTCAAGATTCAATTGAAGCGCATTCAATCTTGTTGGATTATTGAAACTATGTTCTTGttttccaatatttctttATCGGAGGTTGACAACGGTCAAAGATCATTGGGAATGCGGTTACGAATAGGACCAACGATTTTGCAGACGAATACAAGTGAGCAATCACTTCACTTACAAAAGGGCCCCTTGCAAACTTGGCAAGCATGCTATCTTGTATTCTGATGGGCGTTCCACCTTGCTCATTCAATGTTCCATCTATACCCGTTGGATTGGGCTCcttgaaaacatcaatttACTCTGCTCCTTCTTGCCATGTTGAGCATCGGACTCAATCTACTCTGGAGATATGTATTTCTTCTGCCCATGTCCTAGATCCCAATTCACTTTTGTTTGGACAGTTGGAACAAGGACATTCCCTCTCTCGCCCATCGAAAACACCCTTGTCTGTGGTGAGGGACTGCTCAAAAACTGTAGTGACGATAATACACGCATTGAGTTTCACCAGAATAACAACAGCTGTAACAAGCCGCATTGTAAATTTCTcccaattgaatttgtttctcGCTAAAGTCAGACGCATTTTGttgatcaacgcctacatacgccctacgaacatctttttctctttaagacagttggacttcattgttttaactagcctggattctcaggAGCTTGAAGAtactctcaaaatgcacattaagcctctacggtcactagaattgaccctaaatcctgggatGGGACAatgctcatgaatgcttttgaagacgtacagtatcagatacctttcgtaccttctctgagtactgtacgatcccaacctttctagcctctcccaatacgagagctctctcattcctgtgatgttcctagtgaagcatctttggatttgttcgaccttttgcatacctgttgaactaattggagcccaaatggacgaggcatattcaagatgtggttgaacaatcgacttgtacagagttagcatcgtgattctatctctggacttgacaTGTGATATATCTaaacacacatttgaaaaggtttgccaactttcaactggatacattgaaaattattcaaaattcaaggccatggcAATACACTTTTCTGCTCAATTTCAAACTCCATACCGCATCATACATATGTTAGATGTGGAGACGTATAGACATGAATCGTCAAAAGAAGCCAGTGAATGATACAGACTGAGTATTGTGCTCATAACTCAGAGGTTATTTTCCTTTCTCTTCTTTATTCCCCATTTCTCAATAATGGCTTGAGAGGATCAGTGTTCAGCGGACCAATTTGCTCTATCAAGGCATTTTTAATACGTACATCATTGGGGGCATCCTAGGTTCTTTGCCTCTTACGCTAACTATGTACAAACAACAAATTGTGGACCTCCATGACAAGATTCCTCAACTGATTGGTCCCTATCGTCGGATGCAATAGccacaacatcatcaacaacaacatcagcagcagcagcaacccAATCAGTGAGCCACGTTTTTCGAAATTTCTTAGCACACTTCTCGTTGAACCTTGGAAGAGAGTGAATTACTAAGGCAATCTTGCTTGGGCTTGCCTTCATGATTCTTACAAAGGCTTAATCTCTGGATGGAGTGAGCTTTGGTCTTGTTTGTTGCATTCTCCTCCAACTTAGATATCTTGAATAGATCTGCTGCGTTTGGGTTCAGTATCTTCTCTTAAGCCTCGAGTGCTCTACGCTTCTTAATCTACGACAAAAGGAGACTTGCATGCCAAAGATGGTAGTACGTAGTAGTGATGGTTGCGTTTGGTGGGTGGGCTTTTCACCGTGTCGAGAGTAGGGAATGGCGCTCTTTGATAGATGATACAATTGTTCAAATGGCGGATTAGCTTTGCTTTAGGATATATGATGCCTACTCAAATACCTAGGAAAACCTAAATTCACCCACTTACTGTTTATTACCTCTGTGCACAACACTGCAGAACTTACTCATGTTACTCATGTTTCTTGGCATCCGTTTCGGTTGACGAGACTTGTCAAGATCTTACCAATTTCTCATTAAGTGCCCCTTGGGGGGAGGTTAATTTTAGCTGAACCTGAGCTCCTCCAAGAGGATGAATCTTATTACTTGAGCGCGAGGGAAGTTTCTTATGGCCGCCAATTGCTCTACAAGGAGCTGAAAATGCCACAACAGAAAAGTGCCCGCTAAGAAAGTTAAGTTTGTGTTTTAAGGATCAGCTTTCAAGTTCAGGGTCCCTTGAACGAACATGTTCGTTTCTTTCTAAATGGAACAAAgcatttggacacttttgaaaGATATCAAATGACTTGCACCAGATCCATCTACGACGACCCTGATCTCTTGTCAAAGTGGCTCGATTCTCCTCCATTCCacctaaaaaaaaactgaagagacTCACAAAAGTTGGACTTCAATGTTGTCTCTCCACCTGCGCGGTCTTCTTTAtcttgtcaagtttgaaatgggGGGCTAGTAAATAAATGTGACCCAACTGTCAAAGACGGGATTCGTAAATACGGGTATGGCGGGTACTCTTAGTAAGTTTGACGAGACTGAACTTTACTCGAAAGCAAAGTTGGTAGTTTGATTCATAATTACCTATAAGACGCTTTGATGGGAAGGGAAAGGTGATCATTTTGGAATTGGTAACGGAAacttctccctcttctctccTGTACAGTACATAATAGGCAGGGGAAAAAAGTCACGGGTCATGACAGAGTCCAGTGGCAAAAATTAGGTTGGCCACAAATCCGACCCcattttggcaaagaaattTCT contains the following coding sequences:
- the LOC131888291 gene encoding uncharacterized protein LOC131888291; the encoded protein is MEIPTVDISQISSSTSTQEPQIEEFQAVGKQLYRAFSDFGFVYLANHGIDPQAVENMFQSSRVFFNLNDKEKLSCARDSITTQGYNPPGLESLDKLKNGTTENEVFELREAFDVHRLDEKAMFPDSLVPKWRGQFCKLAESLKFLTQRLLKALALSLDLNPDFFARCHKHLLTEGNWSILRSLFYPPIPGQVKPGTVRCPEHSDYGTITILLQDDLGGLEVQGTQGQWISAKPEKGHVLVNMGDMMEVMTNGQFPATVHRVVIPKEETLRQKPRQSFVFFVNPDDETVVKPIYRLDQPISPRFQINQTAWEFQNDLFKKTYG